One stretch of Shewanella sp. Arc9-LZ DNA includes these proteins:
- a CDS encoding TonB-dependent siderophore receptor — protein sequence MLTEKSRFTLTTIAVAIAASFASSAVVADDKSQTEAKPEVIVVTGSLLGNSEVADLKTYTGNRSIITSDQIERTAARSIDTALQQVPGIKIKDETGTGVLPNISVRGLDSSRSGYAQLLLDGIPMTLAPYGHTGQSLFPATLFMIDRIDVARGGASIQYGPNNVGGVINLISKSIPTDWETSVNERMTFFGDSNTLFDTNISTGGAVNEDFSMRFDGNITKGESFREHSETDIKNLMLKTLWNIDGQNSLDATLQYYDAFSELPGALNTAAYEADREQSLRPNDEFNANTKRVSLKYSHVLDDSKVIDYGEIDLRVFGNKSSRNFQWDFYDSSKDTDGNLGTSWSDTTQDATHLRNSPRDFTVFGIEPTASLLIDGDISQHIIAGARYINEDISYQLNHIEKSTQTATRPRDWQMDTNAMAYYVSNKVGFFDDTLSVTPGIRYEDVRMTFTNVGQDYSQDNHVTEWLPGITLGYEFSSNWFAYTNAQRSLRTPQISQLWPKDQTLESELSWNYEAGVRFTPTERSNLSIAAYRIDFENKIEYDGDVSLFVNIGQTRNQGIELEGTYSPMSLPDLVLTGAYNYLDTEQLDGEFAGNELAYVSKHQLSASALYSIKDVDLGLMAFYYSKSFADLANTVAENVSGTSGEVPAYTVVNFNIGTEFFKQDNHGLKLGLSVNNLFDNEYYFRGLDVSPAGRVPASGRSLSLDVGYTF from the coding sequence ATGTTAACTGAAAAGTCCAGATTCACTTTGACCACAATTGCTGTGGCCATTGCAGCCAGTTTTGCTAGCTCGGCAGTAGTTGCTGACGACAAAAGTCAGACTGAAGCCAAACCTGAAGTCATTGTGGTGACGGGGAGCTTATTAGGCAATTCTGAAGTTGCAGATTTAAAAACGTATACCGGTAACCGCTCAATCATTACCTCTGATCAAATAGAGCGTACTGCAGCGAGGTCAATTGACACCGCATTACAGCAAGTCCCTGGCATTAAAATTAAAGATGAAACCGGAACAGGGGTTTTACCTAATATATCAGTACGAGGCCTAGACAGCAGCCGCAGCGGCTACGCCCAGCTCTTACTCGATGGGATCCCAATGACACTTGCGCCATATGGGCACACCGGCCAGTCATTATTCCCTGCCACCTTATTCATGATAGATAGAATTGATGTAGCACGCGGCGGAGCATCGATTCAGTACGGTCCTAATAACGTTGGCGGCGTGATTAACCTCATTTCAAAGTCAATCCCAACCGACTGGGAAACTAGCGTTAATGAACGCATGACCTTCTTTGGTGACAGTAATACCTTATTTGATACCAACATCAGCACTGGCGGCGCAGTAAATGAAGATTTTTCGATGCGTTTTGATGGCAACATCACCAAAGGGGAATCGTTTCGTGAACACTCCGAAACCGACATTAAAAACCTAATGTTAAAGACCCTATGGAATATCGATGGGCAAAACAGCTTAGATGCCACGCTACAATATTACGATGCTTTTTCTGAGCTACCAGGAGCATTAAATACCGCCGCATATGAAGCTGATCGCGAGCAATCTCTACGCCCTAATGATGAATTTAATGCCAATACTAAACGAGTGTCATTGAAATACAGCCATGTTCTAGATGACTCGAAAGTTATCGATTATGGTGAGATTGATCTCAGAGTATTTGGTAATAAAAGTTCACGTAATTTTCAGTGGGATTTTTATGACTCAAGCAAAGACACCGACGGTAATTTAGGTACTAGCTGGAGTGATACCACCCAGGATGCTACTCATCTGCGTAACTCTCCACGCGACTTTACCGTGTTTGGCATTGAGCCAACAGCAAGCTTGCTTATTGATGGTGATATTAGTCAGCACATTATCGCTGGCGCTCGTTATATTAATGAAGACATTAGCTACCAACTCAACCACATAGAAAAATCGACTCAAACAGCAACTCGTCCGCGTGACTGGCAAATGGATACCAATGCCATGGCCTATTATGTGAGTAATAAGGTAGGATTCTTTGACGACACACTATCGGTTACCCCTGGCATAAGATATGAAGATGTGCGCATGACCTTCACCAATGTTGGCCAAGATTATAGCCAAGATAATCACGTAACCGAGTGGCTTCCTGGCATCACCTTGGGTTATGAGTTCAGTTCAAATTGGTTTGCGTATACTAATGCTCAACGCTCATTGAGAACCCCGCAGATTTCGCAATTATGGCCTAAAGATCAAACTCTAGAATCAGAGCTATCTTGGAACTATGAAGCAGGCGTACGCTTTACCCCAACAGAACGCAGTAACTTAAGTATTGCCGCTTACCGTATCGATTTTGAAAATAAAATCGAGTACGACGGTGACGTTAGTCTGTTCGTCAATATTGGCCAAACTCGTAATCAAGGTATTGAGCTAGAAGGCACTTACTCACCGATGTCGCTACCAGATCTGGTTCTAACGGGTGCCTACAACTATTTAGATACTGAACAACTTGATGGAGAATTTGCCGGTAACGAATTGGCTTATGTGTCTAAACATCAACTTTCTGCCAGCGCTTTATACAGTATTAAGGATGTCGATTTAGGATTAATGGCATTTTATTACAGCAAATCATTTGCCGACCTGGCTAACACAGTTGCAGAGAATGTATCTGGTACATCGGGTGAAGTGCCAGCGTACACCGTGGTTAACTTCAATATTGGGACTGAGTTTTTCAAACAAGATAATCACGGCCTAAAATTGGGATTATCCGTCAATAATCTATTTGATAACGAATACTACTTTAGAGGCTTAGATGTGTCTCCTGCAGGACGAGTGCCTGCATCAGGAAGATCACTGAGCTTAGATGTCGGTTACACCTTCTAA